The bacterium genome has a window encoding:
- a CDS encoding nucleotide sugar dehydrogenase, producing MQVKDILCIGAGYVGGPTMAMIADKCPGCRVTVVDINAARIDAWQSDSLPIYEPGLIELVRQSRGRNLFFSTDIHAAIKKADLIFVSVNTPTKTFGEGAGMAADLQHWEATARCILEAAASDKIIVEKSTVPVRTAHAMERILNANDRGLHFEVLSNPEFLAEGTAVADLLSPDRVLIGARRTESGLAAQAALVEVYAQWVPRERILTSNVWSAELSKLTANAFLAQRISSINSISALCEKTQADVEEVARAVGADSRIGPRFLRSSAGFGGSCFRKDILNLVYICRYYGLGEVAEYWEQVVRLNEYQQERFVRKMLEAMFNTVAGKRIALFGFAFKKDTGDTRESPSIHIASKLLAEHAALAVTDPQALDNARADLAGAPGTVEYCADPYKAAAGAHAVAVLTEWDLYRSLDYGRIFKSMQKPAFLFDGRNLLDHEALFELGFNVYPTGKPSLTHF from the coding sequence ATGCAAGTCAAAGACATCCTCTGTATCGGCGCCGGCTACGTGGGCGGCCCGACCATGGCCATGATCGCCGACAAATGCCCCGGCTGCCGGGTCACGGTGGTGGATATCAACGCGGCGCGGATCGATGCCTGGCAAAGCGACAGCCTGCCGATCTACGAGCCGGGGCTTATCGAACTGGTCCGTCAGTCGCGCGGCCGCAACCTGTTCTTTTCCACCGATATCCACGCGGCGATCAAGAAAGCCGACCTGATCTTCGTCTCGGTCAACACCCCGACCAAGACTTTCGGCGAGGGCGCGGGCATGGCCGCCGACCTTCAGCACTGGGAGGCCACGGCCCGCTGTATCCTGGAAGCGGCCGCCAGCGACAAGATCATCGTGGAGAAAAGCACCGTGCCAGTGCGCACGGCCCACGCCATGGAACGTATCCTCAACGCCAACGACCGGGGCCTGCATTTCGAGGTCCTCTCCAACCCGGAGTTCCTGGCCGAGGGCACCGCCGTGGCCGACCTGCTCAGCCCCGACCGCGTGCTGATCGGTGCGCGGCGCACCGAAAGCGGGCTGGCGGCCCAGGCCGCCCTGGTCGAGGTCTACGCCCAGTGGGTGCCGCGCGAGCGCATACTCACCAGCAACGTCTGGAGCGCCGAGCTGTCCAAGCTCACGGCCAACGCGTTCCTGGCTCAGCGTATCAGCTCGATCAACAGCATCTCGGCCCTGTGCGAGAAAACCCAGGCGGATGTCGAGGAGGTGGCCCGCGCCGTGGGGGCGGACAGCCGGATAGGGCCGAGGTTCCTGCGCTCCAGCGCCGGTTTCGGCGGCTCCTGTTTCCGCAAGGACATCCTGAACCTGGTCTATATCTGCCGCTATTACGGCCTGGGCGAGGTGGCGGAGTACTGGGAGCAGGTGGTGCGGCTGAACGAGTATCAGCAGGAGCGTTTCGTGCGCAAGATGCTGGAGGCGATGTTCAACACCGTGGCCGGCAAGCGGATCGCCCTGTTCGGGTTCGCATTCAAGAAAGACACCGGGGACACGCGCGAGTCGCCCTCGATCCATATCGCCTCCAAGCTTCTGGCCGAGCATGCCGCCCTGGCGGTCACCGACCCGCAGGCCCTGGACAACGCCCGCGCCGACCTGGCCGGCGCCCCCGGCACGGTGGAATACTGTGCGGACCCCTACAAGGCCGCAGCCGGGGCGCACGCCGTGGCCGTGCTCACCGAGTGGGACCTCTACCGCTCTCTGGATTACGGGCGCATTTTCAAGTCCATGCAGAAACCGGCGTTCCTGTTCGATGGCCGCAATCTGCTGGACCACGAGGCGCTGTTCGAGCTGGGGTTCAACGTCTACCCCACCGGCAAACCGTCCCTGACCCATTTCTGA